From a single Microscilla marina ATCC 23134 genomic region:
- a CDS encoding serine hydrolase domain-containing protein, with translation MIRKTTLVLITSISISLQVFAQKKISKPTKKELLKEWNKLDTFQKKMKEIFPDFGFYAALVYDGKTISTKKNGYASREAKFKMNDKTIHMWGSVSKMFTSVAILQLMERGKLKIDDPVTKFIPELRNTSKDFGGFDSVRVYHLINHTSGLTWKHIQEALDKKYPNVKVKNSWEMTSPLFKHLKLKRKPGAKYAYNNGGYSLLGILIEKVTQQKFTDYIKNNIFKPLGMKTAHYGKTPKRLEKYLGNSYLTTKDSTQTIEFDRSQGIHEGNGGVKATIRDMLKFMNFLRFRTKKQYLKKYDKVLKWDTIKKYYYDLDVNKPSMRSSVQVKLKGAIILRAFGLMYVKNHGSVHSEKLGHSGYIAEYQSLFFVRKDVPFGIIVMTNSSGDRGTPEHIVNQRFVSSLNYFSSTGKINLRFYKWKKALRKLK, from the coding sequence ATGATACGAAAAACAACTTTAGTATTAATTACTTCCATAAGTATATCCTTGCAAGTATTTGCGCAAAAAAAAATCTCAAAGCCCACCAAAAAAGAGCTGCTCAAAGAATGGAATAAACTGGATACATTTCAGAAAAAGATGAAAGAGATTTTTCCTGATTTTGGATTTTATGCAGCATTAGTTTATGATGGGAAAACCATATCGACTAAAAAAAATGGATATGCCAGCCGAGAAGCCAAATTCAAAATGAATGATAAGACTATCCACATGTGGGGTTCTGTATCAAAAATGTTTACTTCTGTAGCAATATTGCAACTCATGGAAAGAGGCAAACTAAAAATAGATGATCCTGTTACTAAATTCATTCCTGAGCTAAGAAATACCTCTAAAGATTTTGGTGGTTTTGACAGTGTACGTGTTTACCACCTTATTAATCATACCAGTGGTTTGACCTGGAAGCATATACAAGAGGCTCTGGATAAAAAATACCCCAATGTGAAAGTAAAAAACTCCTGGGAAATGACCAGCCCTTTGTTTAAGCACCTCAAGCTGAAAAGAAAACCAGGTGCCAAATATGCTTACAATAATGGAGGGTACTCTTTATTAGGTATTCTGATAGAAAAAGTTACCCAACAGAAATTTACTGACTATATTAAAAACAACATATTTAAGCCATTGGGAATGAAAACAGCGCACTATGGCAAAACCCCAAAAAGACTAGAAAAGTATTTAGGCAACAGCTATTTAACCACTAAAGATTCAACCCAAACCATTGAGTTTGACCGAAGCCAAGGTATTCACGAAGGCAATGGAGGAGTAAAAGCCACTATACGGGATATGCTAAAATTTATGAACTTCTTAAGATTCAGAACAAAGAAGCAATATCTAAAAAAGTATGACAAAGTTTTGAAATGGGATACAATCAAAAAATATTATTATGACTTGGATGTAAATAAACCCAGTATGAGATCATCTGTTCAGGTAAAACTTAAAGGAGCCATCATTTTAAGAGCATTTGGGTTGATGTATGTGAAAAATCACGGTAGCGTCCACTCGGAGAAGCTAGGGCATTCAGGATACATAGCAGAATATCAGTCTCTATTTTTTGTAAGAAAAGATGTACCGTTTGGCATCATAGTAATGACAAATTCAAGCGGGGATAGGGGCACACCAGAACATATTGTTAATCAAAGATTTGTAAGCTCATTAAACTATTTCAGTAGTACTGGTAAAATAAACCTAAGGTTTTACAAATGGAAAAAAGCATTAAGAAAACTAAAATAA